From Chlamydia avium 10DC88:
CAGCAGCTGCTTCATATTCGTAGCTTTTTAAGTGGGCCATTGGTTTTGGATGTAGGTAGTGTAAGTGAGGCAGTATTGAGAACAACATCGTTAAAAGCATACACAGCGATGCTATCTCAAAGGTTTTCTTCGTCGAAGTGGAGTGCGCCAAAGGATATGTAGTTTTTACAAACAAGGAATTTTCAAAGTAAAGCGGACGTTTTTTTGGCTATTTTTTACGTGGATATCGCCTCCGTGTAATCGCATAATTTTGAGAGCTTCGGCTAATCCTAAACCGTTCCCCCTTGGCTTTGTTGTAAAGAAGGGAGTGAAAAGTTTATCCATAACTGAGGGAGATAGTTGACCAGGATTCGTTACAGAAATATCTCCGGATGCATGTAATGTTAGTGTCATGGGCAACTCTGTCGCTTCTGAAGCATTTTTTACTAAATTCCATACGACACTATTAATTCGATCTGGATCTATCGAACGTATTAAGGGTATGGTTGTTTCTCGTTCATATTGGCAAGTAGGGAAGGTAATAGATAATAAAGGAATTAGAGAGGAGAAAAAATCTTGAAGGTCAATAATTTTTAAATTTAATGGCTGAGACTTTGTGTACTCGAGCATAGAGGAAACAAGGGTACTGAGAGAGCGAGTCCCTTCAATGATAGAAGAGAGCATGCGTTGGTGCCTAGAAGAGGTTAATTCTTCCTTTAATAAAGCTGCGAATCCGGCAATTCCACTCAAGGGATTGCGGATTTCATGAGCTAGGGTAGCTGTCATTTTCCCTAGTTCTGCAATATTTCTATACCGTTCTATAGCGTTTTCTAATTGTTTATATTCTGAACGATCTCGAATTAAAATAAATAAGTAACCATTGGAAGAGTTTCTTCTTACAAAAATTTCTGTATCGTAATCTTGATTATTTTTCGATAGAGTCACCCGTAAGGTTTTCGGTAAAGATAAAGAGTTTAGGGCATCTGAGATAGAAAATCCAAAAAAGGTATCAGGAAAGAAATCTGTGAAAGGTTTTTCAAGAATATGTAAGTTTTCGGGGATCCCTAAAATTTCTCTTGCTTGAGAATTAAAGATAAGGATGTTACCTAATTCTGATAATAAAATAATTCCATCAGGGATTGAGGTTAGAATAGCATCTGCTTGTTTATATGATTGAGTAATGCGGGCTTTGATTTCTATTAGTTCATGAGTTGAAGAACAGGAATTATGTGTATCGTTGTTTTTCATAAATTCCTAACTCCTTTTTTCTCTGTAGATAATTGATTTTGTCTGTGTCGAGAATTTGAGTAATGATTTTTTGAATTTCCATAAGTTCTTGTTGAATATCTCTAGGGATAACAGAGGTGAAGCAGTACCGAAGTTCTTTAATTTTGATGTCCACCTTTTCTATACAAGATAAAAGGATTTTTTTCTGCTTCAATACTTTTTCTAATTCTGTTGCAGGTAACGAGGACTCTGTTTTGGTGAGATCAAGGATGGCTCGGAAAAATCCTTTTTTTTTTAATAGTGGGAGAAGAACTTGTTCTTTCATGAGAAATGGGGGAGTAAGTAACTTTTCTCTAGAAAAACTACTTAGGCATTTATTGGCAATAAGGAAAAACCATGCCGGCGATTGGACTCGAACCAACACCTTATTGCTAAGAGTAGATTTTGAGTCTACCGCGTCTACCATTCCGCCACGCCGGCATAGTGACTAGTTGGGATATAATTTAAGGGTTCATTTCTAATAATCGCAAGGGAATTAATTTAAATTAGGTGGTGGGGTCATGATTTTTTGTGATGTTTCTAGATCATACAGGAGTTCGATAGATAAGCAGGTGCCTAGAGTTTCTGTAGTTATTGTAATAAGAAATTCTTCATTACTTAATGTTGTGTCTGTAGTAGAGAACTCTGTAACGATAGGATAGGTTTGGTTTTTTTTATATAAAGAGCGTAACAACTTATTTAATGTGTTTAAAGAAGGTGTTTCGTACATCCAGATAAGAACCGCGGTTCCCTGAAGGTGTTTAGTAGATAAGGTTTTTCCTAAAGCTTGAAGAAAATGAAAATGCTTTCGACAGCAAAATCCTTCACGAATAACTAAAGTATAGTGTTTATTTAAAATACGTATAATGTCCACAAGTCGTTGGTAGCTAGGGAATTTTTTATGTAAGCTATGAGAAAATCCGTCACAATCATAGAGAACATCAGTTTCTGTTTCTAGGGATAGGGAGGCTCCTCGACAATAGAAGGAATATTGAGTGATAATGGGTTTCCGTGGGGTAGGCCAAAGATAGTTAGGGAGTGGAACATCTTTTTCATGAGGGTAAAGAATTACAGAATATCCTTGCTGTGATGTAATTCTCCCAGAGTGAATATTTCGAGTTGTTGATGAGGATGAACATCCGCATAAGACACACACTAGTAGAAGGAGAAAATGTTTTCCCATAAGAATCATTATCCTCTTGTAAAAAACAATAGCATAATTTTCTCAGGTCTTCCTAAATTATTTTTATGTTTGGAAGGCTTTTTATAGGGGTGGGATTTTTGTGGCTATAAATGTCCAGGATTACCAGGTATTTTTGTTTGATTTGGATGGCCTACTTGTTGATACAGAACCTCTATATTATCGTGCTTTTTTGTCCGTATGTCATCAGAATGACTTAGATATTACGATAGATTTCCCTACATACTATAGATTGGCTATGTTAGGCAGGGAAACCTTTCAGAAGGAGATAGTCTCTCTTTTCCCGGAGATGCATGCCTTATTCCCGCAGTGTTTTTATGAGCGTGAGAAAATTTATCAACAGTTGATTTCTACAGAGATCCCTAGACTTTTGCCGGGAGTTATCGAGTTTTTAGATTTTTTGAATAAAGAGAAAAAAACTTTGGGCATGGTGACAAATTCTTCACGTGCTTCGGTAGAGCGTTTTTCCTATTATTTCCCTGTTTTTACTCATTTTCAGTTTTTAGTGACTCGCGAAGATTATGTTCGTCCTAAGCCTTATAGCGATAGCTATCGCT
This genomic window contains:
- a CDS encoding HAD family hydrolase; the protein is MNVQDYQVFLFDLDGLLVDTEPLYYRAFLSVCHQNDLDITIDFPTYYRLAMLGRETFQKEIVSLFPEMHALFPQCFYEREKIYQQLISTEIPRLLPGVIEFLDFLNKEKKTLGMVTNSSRASVERFSYYFPVFTHFQFLVTREDYVRPKPYSDSYRYAYQNFVREGEKVIGFEDSVKGLRALTGIPAALVAINALCTLSSESHQDFYNREFYYFSSFCDLMAHVGEQNQS
- a CDS encoding two-component system sensor histidine kinase NtrB, whose amino-acid sequence is MKNNDTHNSCSSTHELIEIKARITQSYKQADAILTSIPDGIILLSELGNILIFNSQAREILGIPENLHILEKPFTDFFPDTFFGFSISDALNSLSLPKTLRVTLSKNNQDYDTEIFVRRNSSNGYLFILIRDRSEYKQLENAIERYRNIAELGKMTATLAHEIRNPLSGIAGFAALLKEELTSSRHQRMLSSIIEGTRSLSTLVSSMLEYTKSQPLNLKIIDLQDFFSSLIPLLSITFPTCQYERETTIPLIRSIDPDRINSVVWNLVKNASEATELPMTLTLHASGDISVTNPGQLSPSVMDKLFTPFFTTKPRGNGLGLAEALKIMRLHGGDIHVKNSQKNVRFTLKIPCL